In Streptomyces nojiriensis, the sequence CAGGTCCCGGGTCTCGGTGTGGGCGGTGTGTGCGGCCATGCATCCACTGTCCTGCGCCGGGACGCCGCGTGCGAGCGCGCGGGAGCCCGGGAGCCCGGGAGCCCGGGAGCCCGGGAGCCCGGGGGACGGTCCTAGGACCGCGGTCCTGGATCCGGGCGTCTGAGACGATGGTCGGGTGAATGAGATTCCGCGGGGCACGCTTCAGGAGCAGACCTTCTACGAGCAGGTGGGCGGCGAGGACACCTTCCGCCGCCTCGTCCGGCGCTTCTACGAGGGGGTCGCGGAGGACCCGCTGCTGCGCCCGATGTACCCGGAGGAGGACCTGGGCCCCGCCGAGGAGCGGTTCGCGCTGTTCCTGATGCAGTACTGGGGTGGTCCGACCACCTACAGCCAGCACCGCGGCCACCCGCGCCTGCGGATGCGGCACGCGCCGTTCCAGGTGGACGCTGCCGCCCACGACGCGTGGCTGCGGCACATGCGGGTCGCGCTGGACGAGCTGGGCCTGGCGCCGGAGCACGAGGCGCAGCTGTGGAAGTACCTGACGTACGCCGCCGCCTCGATGATCAACACGGCGGGCTAGGGAGTCGGACCCGGGGTCAGACCGGACGGACCTGGAGGGCGCCCAGGCCGCCGGTGACGCCGGGGCGGCGCATCGCGACGGATCCGTACGGGGTGCGCAGCCGCAGCCAGGTCCCGGCGGCGAGCAGCGCCACGGGGGCGGGGTCGCCGGGCAGCGGGGCGGGAGCGGAGGCGGGCACGGCGGCCCGTACCGGCCGCAGGAAGCCCAGGGACTGTGCGGCGTGCACGGCGCGCAGCGGGAGCTCGGTGTCACCCAGGGTGCGGGACCAGATCTCGCGGCCGATGCGGTCGCGCTCGGACCGGGTCCGGTGCTGCGGGGGCAGGGCCTCGTCCCGGGCCCGGAACTCGGCGACGGCGGCGGCCACGGCCGCTCCCATCGCCTCGGGGCCGGGCAGCCCCGGAACCTGGCGCCAGCCGCCGCGGGGCGGGAGCACGCCGGCCCAGGGCGGTCCGGTGACCGGCCCGGGCACGGTGGCCTCGGCCGAGGCCTCGTCCACGGACTCCAGCAGCTCACCGGCGGACACCGTCAGGTCCAGCGGCATCGCGACGGGTGCGGCGAGCCGCACCGTACGGATGGCCAGGATGTCGAAGGACGGCGGCCGTCCGAAGACGGCGAGCGCGCCGCCACCCGCCTGGAGGCGTACGGCGGCGGCGCGGTCGTAGTGCACCAGCCGGCCCAGGAAGGCGGCGAGGTCCGCCGCCTCCCCGGAATCGGCGAAGCGCAGCTGGTCGTTCATGCCGCGAGGGGCCCTTCCCGGCCGGTGCCGGACTCGGACCCGGCCGCGGGTTCGTCGAGGTACGCCTCGAGGAAGTGCTTCTCCTCGGCCGTGATGCGGCGGGGCCGCCCCTCGGCGAGGTTGTAGGGCACGACCACCGTCTCGGCGCGCACGTAGACCGTCTCGGGCCTGTCCTCGGTCGCCTCGTCCTTGACCTCGTAGCGGATGGTCAGGGACGCGGCCCCTATCCGGGTCACCCAGGACTCGATGAGGACCGGCTCGTGGCGGTGCACGAGGGGCAGCTTGTAGTCGATCTCGTGACGGGCCACGACGGACCCGCCAGTGAAGGACTCACTGCCCTCCCCCGGTGCGAGGCGGAACATGAAGTCGATCCGCGCCTCCTCCAGGTAGCGGAGGAAGACGACGTTGTTGACGTGCCCGAAGGCATCCATGTCCGCCCAGCGCAGGGGGCACCGGTAGTGGTGTCTGGCCATGACGGCGACCTCAGCCTCGGGTGAGCTTCTTGTAGGTGGCACGGTGCGGACGAGCCGCGTCCGGGCCCAGCCGCTCGATCTTGTTCTTCTCGTACGACTCGAAGTTGCCCTCGAACCAGTACCACTTGGACTCGCCCTCGTACGCCAGGATGTGCGTGGCGACCCGGTCCAGGAACCAGCGGTCGTGGGAGATGACCACGGCCGCACCGGGGAACTCCAGGAGCGCGTTCTCGAGCGAGGACAGGGTCTCGACGTCGAGGTCGTTGGTGGGCTCGTCGAGGAGCAGCAGGTTGCCGCCCTCCTTGAGCGTCAGCGCCAGGTTGAGGCGGTTGCGCTCACCACCGGACAGGACGCCGGCCGGCTTCTGCTGGTCCGGGCCCTTGAAGCCGAAGGCGCTGACGTACGCGCGGGACGGCATCTCGACCTGGCCCACGTTGATGTAGTCCAGCTCGTCCGACACGACCGCCCAGAGGGTCTTCTTGGGGTCGATGTTGGCGCGGGACTGGTCCACGTACGAGATCTTGACGGTCTCGCCGACCTTGATGGCGCCGGAGTCCGGCGTCTCCAGGCCCTGGATCATCTTGAAGAGCGTGGTCTTGCCGGCGCCGTTCGGGCCGATGATGCCGACGATGCCGTTGCGCGGCAGAGTGAAGGACAGGTCGTCGATGAGGACCTTGTCGCCGAACGCCTTGGTGAGGTTGTTGACCTCGACCACGATCGAGCCCAGACGCGGGCCCGGCGGGATCTGGATCTCCTCGAAGTCCAGCTTCCGCATCTTGTCCGCCTCGGCTGCCATCTCCTCGTAGCGGGCGAGGCGGGCCTTGGACTTGGTCTGGCGGCCCTTGGCGTTGGAGCGGACCCACTCCAGCTCTTCCTTGAGGCGCTTCTGGCGCTTCTCGTCCTTGCGGCCCTCGACCTTGAGGCGGGTGGCCTTCTTCTCCAGGTAGGTGGAGTAGTTGCCCTCGTACGGGTGGGCGCGGCCGCGGTCGAGCTCGAGGATCCACTCGGCGACGTTGTTCAGGAAGTAGCGGTCGTGGGTGACGGCCACGACGGCGCCCTTGTACTGGGCCAGGTGCTGCTCCAGCCAGTTCACCGACTCGGCGTCGAGGTGGTTGGTGGGCTCGTCGAGGAGCAGCAGGTCGGGGGCCTCCAGCAGCAGCTTGCAGAGGGCCACGCGGCGCTTCTCACCACCGGAGAGGGTGGTGACCGGCCAGTCGCCGGGCGGGCAGCCCAGGGCGTCCATGGCCTGCTCCAGCTGGGCGTCCAGGTCCCACGCGTTGGCGTGGTCCAGGTCGTCCTGGAGCTTGCCCATCTCCTCCATCAGCTCGTCGGTGTAGTTCGTCGCCATTTCCTCGGCGATCGCGTTGAACCGGTTGAGCTTGGTCTTGATCTCGCCGACGCCGTCCTCGACGTTCTCGAGCACGGTCTTGGACTCGTCGAGCTTGGGCTCCTGCATGAGGATGCCGACGGAGTACCCGGGAGAGAGGAAGGCGTCACCGTTCGACGGCTGCTCCAGACCCGCCATGATCTTGAGAACGGTGGACTTACCGGCGCCGTTCGGGCCGACCACACCGATCTTCGCGCCGGGCAGGAAGTTCAGGAAGACGTCGTCAAGAATCACCTTGTCGCCGTGCGCCTTGCGCGTCTTGCGCATGGTGTAGATGAACTCAGCCAAGAGAAACCGTCCGGCAGATCGATGGTGGGCAGATACACCCCATCTTGCCGTACGTCCATACCCTCGGGCGAATGGGTAGGTCAGTCGCCCCTGAGCTGGGGCACGCCCGCGGGGTGGGCCGCGGCTCACGGTCACCGTCGATCGGCGTCCAGGGGGCGGACCAGGGGGGCCACGGCCTCGCCCCCGGGCAGGATGGTGGGGAGTGCGGGGGCGCGGCCTCCGCCGGCCGTACGGAGGTACATGTGGACAACGCGCTGCTGGCGCTCGCCGGCGCGATCGTCGCGGTGACCGGCACCCTGCTCGCGCCGATCCTCTCGCAGCGCGTGCTCGCACGCGTGCAGACGGAGCAGTTCGAACGGCAGCAGCGGGCGGCCGACGCCCAGTGGGTGCGCGAGCAGCGCACGGCGGAGGTGGAGAAGCGGCAGGCCTGCTACGTCACGGCGAACTCCGGCTACCGCCGCTACCGCATCGAGCTCATGAAGTACCTGTGGCTCGTCCACAAGGGCGAGGCCACCGCGCAGGCGCGGGCCGATCTGGAGGAGGCGCGGCACTCCATGCACACCGCCTTCGCGGAGGCCCAGATGGTCGCCTCGGACGCGGTGCTGCGGGAGCTGGACGCGATGACGGCGACCCTGGCCGGCGCGTACAGCCGCACCCTGCACCTGGAGGAGGGCGACCCGTACCCCGGCTGGGCGTTCGAGGAGATACAGGCCGAGCTGCTGCGGCTGGGGGACCGCTGGAAGAGCATGCGCGGCCTCATGCGGGCCGACCTGGGCGTGGAGCCGGGACCGGTCGGCTCCTGACCGCGCGGCGGCCGGGCCCGGTCAGCGGGGCGGTCAGCAGGGGCGGTAGACGGTCAGGGCGTCGGGGAGCTGGTCGAGGACGAGGGCGGCCGGGGCCTCGGCGTACTCGCCGTCGTAGGCGAGCGGGGTGCCCGCGGGGATGTCCCCGATGCGCAGGCTGCGCAAGCGGGTGGCCACGTGGACGGGGGAACGGCTCAGCGGGCCCGTGAAGGCGGCGGCCAGCAGCCGGGGGCCGGGGCGGCCGCCGCCGTGGACGAGCCGCAGGTCCAGCAGGCCCTCGCCAAGGCTGTCGCGGCGGCGGGGCGTGGGGCCGGTGCCGTGGTAGGTGCCGTTGCCCGCAAAGAGGAGCCACACGCTCCGGGGCCGCCCGGCCAGGCGCAGCCGCACGGGCCGCTGGGAGCGCAGGACCCGCCAGGCGGCCAGCACCGCGGCCGGGCCGCCGCCGATGCGCGGGGCCCAGCGCAGCCGGTGGCCCAGCAGCTCCGGATAGGCGCCGATGCTGAAGTTGTTCAGGAAGTAGCCGCTCTCGCCGCCGGGCCCCGGGGAGAAGCGGCCCACGCCGACGCGGACGGCCTGTCCCTGCGCCACGGCCTCGCAGGTCGCCTCGGCTCCGGCGAGGCCGAGGTCCATCGCGAAGTGGTTGAGGGTGCCGCCGGGGAACACGGCGAGCGGCACCCCGGCCTCCAGTGCGGCGGTGGCGGCCGCGTTGACGGTGCCGTCGCCGCCGCAGATCCCGAGCACGGTGGCCCGTGAGGCCGCCTTCGCGAGCGTGGCGGGCAGTTCGGGGCCCTCGCACTCGATCACCTCGGCCGCGGGCAGGCGGGTGCGCAGCACGTCGAGGCCCTCGGCGGCCGTCCCGGACCCGTTGTTGACCACCACGGTGAGCCCGGCCCCGTCGGGCAGCGCGGGGGCCCCGGCGGCAGTCCGCTCGTCGCCCGGTACGACCCGGGCCTCCTGCGCGTCGCGCGCGAGGCGGCGTACGACGAACCCGGCGGCCACCCCCAGTGACGCGCCCACGAGCACGTCGGAGGGGTAGTGCACCCCGGTGTAGACCCGGGAGAACGCCACGGACGCGGCGACCGGGGCCAGGACGGCCCCCCAGCCGGGGGAGGCCAGCGCCACCCCGGTGGCGAAGGCGAAGGCCGACGCGGAGTGCCCGGACGGGAAGGAGGTGGTCTGCGGCTGCGTGGCCAGCTGCCGGGTCAGCGGCACGCCTTCCAGCAGCGGCCGCGGCCGGCGTACGGACCACTTGCCGATGGTGTTGATGGTCGCGGAGGCCAGTGCCAGCGAGGCGACCCCGCGCACGGCGGCCTTGCGGGCGCCGGCCGACCCGAACACCGCGATCGCCGCGGCGGCCCCGCCCCACAGCACCCCGTGGTTCGCGGCCCGGCCGAGCCGCGGCAGCACCCGGTCGGCCCCGGGCCAGTGCCGCCGGGCCACCGCGTCGAAGACCCGGCGGTCCCACCGGGCGAAGGTGCCGGACCAGGTCAGTGCGTGATCAGCCATCTTCTGCCCCTACCCCGAGCGGCGGATCCGAACCGGTCCCCGCGGCCACCCGGCCCATCGGGCCCGCCCCCTAGGGGGTGTCCTCCTCGTCCAGCGGGCGCTTGCGGAGCAGCAGCACCACCAGGCCGCCCAGGACCACCAGGCCCACCGCCAGGGAGGCGATGACCGGGGTGGCCGCCGAGCTGCCGCTGATCGCCAGCCGCTCCTCGTCCGGGGAGGTCGTCGCCACCGCCGCGGCCCGTGAGCCCAGTACCTCGGCCGCCGAGCCGGAACCGGCCTCCGGGGCCTCGCCCGGGGTGGCGGCCACCGCCGTCGCCGGGGGCTGCGGCCAGACCGCCGTGGCCGTGGCGGCGGCCGCGGACTCGCTGGAGCCGGCCACGATCTGGGCGTGGGCCGGCAGCTCGCCGGTGAAGACCCGCCCGACCGGCACCTTGGTCGTGCCCTGGACGGTGACCGAGGCCGTCCCGTCGGGGGTGCCCTCGGGCACCTCGAAGTAGAGCCGGCTCCCGTTGGCGGCGGTGGTCAGCGGCTGCCCCTCGGCGTCCACCACCCGCACCCCCATCGCGACGGCGGCCGCGTCCGGGATGACCGACACGCTCGGCGCCCCGGTCCGTACGGTGACCGGGCCGAGCCGGGTGCCCACCGCCCCCGACACGTCGCCCGGGTCCAGCCCGAGCGAGGCCGGCGGCTCCGGCAGCTGCCCGGCGGCCCGCTGCAGATAGTCGGCCAGCTTCTCGGCCGCCGGGTCCGCGGCCTCGACCTGCACCCCGTCCGCCAGCCGCCAGATCGCCACCTGGGTCCCGGCGGCCGCGCTCTGTGCCGTGAGGGCCCCGGCCCCGGCCGCCTTGGCGAGGCCGGCCAGGTCGTTGTGCTGCGGGTAGGAGTGCTCCAGGACCCAGCGGATCCGGCCCGCCTCCCGGTTCCCGGCGAGCGGGCTGCGGCTCCAGGCGCTCTCGGTGTACCGGGCCTGGGGCTGGGCGTTGCCCGTCACGCCGACTCCGTACGTCTGGAGCATTCCGCCGCCGTCGACCCGCATCTCGAAGAGCCCGGCCGGGATCTGGCGGACCGAGCCGTCCCCGGACCGCAGGACCGCCTGCCCGAACGTCTTCAGCCCGTCCAGCACGGCGCTCGCACCCTCGGGTGACCTGGGCGCCACCGGGCCGGAGTCGGCGGCCGCCCGCGCCGCGGGCGCGGCGGCGAGGGCCGCGGCCAGCAGGGCCACCGCCAGCGGCCGGCGCGCGGAGCCCCGTACCGCGGCGGGAGGTTCGACAGGAACCGGGGCAGGAGCTGGAGCAGGAGCCGAAGCTGTAACAGGCTCGCGCGCGGACGCAGGAGTGGGATCAGGAGCGGAGGATGCGGGAACGGCAATCGACACAGTCTTCCCCTTCGGGCCAATGACCCAGGTGCCCGTGAGTACCGGGGAATCCTATCCGCCTCGAACACTCAGGCCACCGCCGACTTCTGAGTGGCCATCAGCGGCGTGTCCGTCCGCACCACGCGCCGGAAGGCGGCGGTCCCGCGGTTCAGGTCGTGGCCGACGGCCGTCGCGTCGATCTCCGCGCAGAACCACCGGTTGCCCTCTCCGTCGGGCGGGTCCTCCCGCACCCGCAGCCGCCCGTGCACCACCAGCGGCTCGCCGACGGATACGGAACCGGCGAGGTTCACGGCGAGCGCCCGCCGCGCCCACACCGTGTAGAAGCTGGTGGCCCCGTCCGTCCAGGCGTCCTTGCGCCGGTCGAAGTACCTCGGCGTCACCGCGAAGCGGAACCGCGCCGCCGGACCGTTCACCGTCTCCTTGTAGTCGATCTGGGTCGCCACGTAACCCACCAGCGTCACCTGGGTGTCGTACATCCCGGTCGCCCTCCCCCATGGTCGCGGTCCGTACGGATCCGCACGGACCAGCCGTACGGAGCATCCGCACGGGGTACGAACCATGCTGGGGCAGGCCGCCGGTCCCCGCTCCGGCCTGTGGATTACTGCCGGGTTGTGGACAACCTGCTCCCCCCTGCGGCCACCGTGGCGTACTGCTCCCGCACCTCCCGGTAACGCAGCAGCTCCGCCGCCACCGGTTCCAGCACCCGGGCCCGGCCGCACCCGGCCGCCGCCTGCCGCAGCCGGCGCTCCGCGTCCTGCCCGTACCTCCGTGCCGGGCCCCGGGCCGCGATCGAGCAGGACCACTCCACGAGCGGCCCGCCGATGATGCCCGCCACCATCAGCAGCACGGGCGGCAGCAGCCTCGGCTCCAGGACCCCGACGATCTGCCCGACCAGCCACAGCCCGCCGAAGATCTGCAGGAGGGTCATGGCGGCCTGCCCCAGCACCGCTGCCGGCCACCACGTGGGCCGCGGCGGTCTGGCGCTCGGCACCGCGACCGCCGCCCCGAGGGTCACCGCGATCTCGTCCAGCGCCTCCGGCAGCCGGTCGGCGCCGCGCACCGCGGTCTCCCGGACCGCCTGCGCCCACGGCTCGGGCAGCCCGGACACCGCCTCGTCGGCGACCGCCCGCACCGCCTGCTCCACCCGCTGGCGTGCGGTCACCTCCTCCTCGACCGGGGCCTCGGCGACCACCTGACCGCGCCCGCCGATCGCCGCGAGGGCGGCCAGGCCCGCCAGGGTGCGCGGCGCGCGGCGGCCCTCGTACCAGCGCCACAGCCGCAGCCACGGCGTCCCGCACGCCTTCCCGGCATTGCGCCGCCACGCGCGCTCGGCGGCGAGCCCGGCCGCGTACGCCCCGACCGCCTCGGCGAGCCGGTCCTCGAACTCGGCGCGCGCCGCCTCCCCGATCTCCGGCCCGGGGTGCCCGTCGGCCACGTACAGCGGCCTCAGACGCGCGGCCGCGCGGTCGACGTCGGCGGAGATCCGCCGGGTAGCCGCGCCCTTCTCCTGGGTGAACTGTCCGAGGAGATCGCGCAGTTCCCCGACCCCCTCCCCGGTGAGTGCGGACAGCCCGAGGACGGTGGCGCCGGGCTCGCCGTGCTCGCCGAGGGCGATGCCGTCGTCGTCGAGGAGCCGGCGCAGGTCGTCCAGTACGAGGTCGGCGGCCTCCCCGGGCAGCCGGTCCACCTGGTTCAGGACGACGAAGGTCACCTCCGCGTGCCCGGCGAGCGGCCGCAGGTACCGCTCGTGCAGCACGGCGTCCGCGTACTTCTCCGGATCCACCACCCACACCACGGCGTCGACCAGCGCCAGCACCCGGTCCACGTGGTCCCGGTGGGCGCCGACCGCCGAGTCCAGGTCGGGCAGGTCGACGAGGACCATCCCGCGCAACGCCTCCGCCTCCGAGGTCTCGCGGGGCCGGCGTCGCAGCCGCCCCGGGATCTCCAGCCGGTCCAGCAGTCCGGCGGCTCCGTCCGACCAGCTGCACGCGATGGGCGCGGCGGTGGTCGGGCGGCGGAGCCCCATCTCGGAGATCTGCACACCGGCGAGTGAATTGAAGAGAGTGGATTTGCCACTTCC encodes:
- a CDS encoding GTPase; its protein translation is MTALTDRTDDRWDDGFIARSRPRAVEGDPDEEGREGDEGDEGDEALVRAVSGAGSDGGKSTAPPLSPEGQALRLRLDALRQLVGLSRTRLDGKTLAEAGRVLDEAAARRGLSPQHTVVAIAGATGSGKSTLFNSLAGVQISEMGLRRPTTAAPIACSWSDGAAGLLDRLEIPGRLRRRPRETSEAEALRGMVLVDLPDLDSAVGAHRDHVDRVLALVDAVVWVVDPEKYADAVLHERYLRPLAGHAEVTFVVLNQVDRLPGEAADLVLDDLRRLLDDDGIALGEHGEPGATVLGLSALTGEGVGELRDLLGQFTQEKGAATRRISADVDRAAARLRPLYVADGHPGPEIGEAARAEFEDRLAEAVGAYAAGLAAERAWRRNAGKACGTPWLRLWRWYEGRRAPRTLAGLAALAAIGGRGQVVAEAPVEEEVTARQRVEQAVRAVADEAVSGLPEPWAQAVRETAVRGADRLPEALDEIAVTLGAAVAVPSARPPRPTWWPAAVLGQAAMTLLQIFGGLWLVGQIVGVLEPRLLPPVLLMVAGIIGGPLVEWSCSIAARGPARRYGQDAERRLRQAAAGCGRARVLEPVAAELLRYREVREQYATVAAGGSRLSTTRQ
- a CDS encoding acyl-CoA thioesterase, with product MARHHYRCPLRWADMDAFGHVNNVVFLRYLEEARIDFMFRLAPGEGSESFTGGSVVARHEIDYKLPLVHRHEPVLIESWVTRIGAASLTIRYEVKDEATEDRPETVYVRAETVVVPYNLAEGRPRRITAEEKHFLEAYLDEPAAGSESGTGREGPLAA
- the ettA gene encoding energy-dependent translational throttle protein EttA, encoding MAEFIYTMRKTRKAHGDKVILDDVFLNFLPGAKIGVVGPNGAGKSTVLKIMAGLEQPSNGDAFLSPGYSVGILMQEPKLDESKTVLENVEDGVGEIKTKLNRFNAIAEEMATNYTDELMEEMGKLQDDLDHANAWDLDAQLEQAMDALGCPPGDWPVTTLSGGEKRRVALCKLLLEAPDLLLLDEPTNHLDAESVNWLEQHLAQYKGAVVAVTHDRYFLNNVAEWILELDRGRAHPYEGNYSTYLEKKATRLKVEGRKDEKRQKRLKEELEWVRSNAKGRQTKSKARLARYEEMAAEADKMRKLDFEEIQIPPGPRLGSIVVEVNNLTKAFGDKVLIDDLSFTLPRNGIVGIIGPNGAGKTTLFKMIQGLETPDSGAIKVGETVKISYVDQSRANIDPKKTLWAVVSDELDYINVGQVEMPSRAYVSAFGFKGPDQQKPAGVLSGGERNRLNLALTLKEGGNLLLLDEPTNDLDVETLSSLENALLEFPGAAVVISHDRWFLDRVATHILAYEGESKWYWFEGNFESYEKNKIERLGPDAARPHRATYKKLTRG
- a CDS encoding bifunctional phosphatase PAP2/diacylglycerol kinase family protein, which produces MADHALTWSGTFARWDRRVFDAVARRHWPGADRVLPRLGRAANHGVLWGGAAAAIAVFGSAGARKAAVRGVASLALASATINTIGKWSVRRPRPLLEGVPLTRQLATQPQTTSFPSGHSASAFAFATGVALASPGWGAVLAPVAASVAFSRVYTGVHYPSDVLVGASLGVAAGFVVRRLARDAQEARVVPGDERTAAGAPALPDGAGLTVVVNNGSGTAAEGLDVLRTRLPAAEVIECEGPELPATLAKAASRATVLGICGGDGTVNAAATAALEAGVPLAVFPGGTLNHFAMDLGLAGAEATCEAVAQGQAVRVGVGRFSPGPGGESGYFLNNFSIGAYPELLGHRLRWAPRIGGGPAAVLAAWRVLRSQRPVRLRLAGRPRSVWLLFAGNGTYHGTGPTPRRRDSLGEGLLDLRLVHGGGRPGPRLLAAAFTGPLSRSPVHVATRLRSLRIGDIPAGTPLAYDGEYAEAPAALVLDQLPDALTVYRPC
- a CDS encoding thioester domain-containing protein, which produces MALLAAALAAAPAARAAADSGPVAPRSPEGASAVLDGLKTFGQAVLRSGDGSVRQIPAGLFEMRVDGGGMLQTYGVGVTGNAQPQARYTESAWSRSPLAGNREAGRIRWVLEHSYPQHNDLAGLAKAAGAGALTAQSAAAGTQVAIWRLADGVQVEAADPAAEKLADYLQRAAGQLPEPPASLGLDPGDVSGAVGTRLGPVTVRTGAPSVSVIPDAAAVAMGVRVVDAEGQPLTTAANGSRLYFEVPEGTPDGTASVTVQGTTKVPVGRVFTGELPAHAQIVAGSSESAAAATATAVWPQPPATAVAATPGEAPEAGSGSAAEVLGSRAAAVATTSPDEERLAISGSSAATPVIASLAVGLVVLGGLVVLLLRKRPLDEEDTP
- a CDS encoding single-stranded DNA-binding protein, translated to MYDTQVTLVGYVATQIDYKETVNGPAARFRFAVTPRYFDRRKDAWTDGATSFYTVWARRALAVNLAGSVSVGEPLVVHGRLRVREDPPDGEGNRWFCAEIDATAVGHDLNRGTAAFRRVVRTDTPLMATQKSAVA
- a CDS encoding globin — encoded protein: MNEIPRGTLQEQTFYEQVGGEDTFRRLVRRFYEGVAEDPLLRPMYPEEDLGPAEERFALFLMQYWGGPTTYSQHRGHPRLRMRHAPFQVDAAAHDAWLRHMRVALDELGLAPEHEAQLWKYLTYAAASMINTAG